The following are encoded in a window of Arthrobacter sp. NicSoilB4 genomic DNA:
- a CDS encoding acetyl-CoA C-acetyltransferase, with protein sequence MSVNGQSAPGPKESTPAAPTAAKAAGVPRAAGAAGPAAPRLRKAVIVGGNRIPFARTGGAYTKSSNQDMLTAALDGLIARFGLQDERIGEVAAGAVLKHSRDFNLTREAVLGSALSAETPAYDLQQACATGLETVLGLANKIKLGQIDSAIAGGVDSASDAPIAVSEGLREVLLDLNRAKTLPQRLQVLSRLRPKDLAPDAPSTGEPRTGLSMGEHQALTTAQWKITREAQDELAFNSHRNLAAAYDAGFFDDLLTPYRGLTRDSNLRADTSIEKLATLKPVFGKSLGSAATMTAGNSTPLTDGASTVLLGSEEWADAHDLPKLATVVDGEAAAVDFVHGKDGLLMAPAFAVPRLLARNGLGLDDIDFFEIHEAFAGTVLSTLAAWEDEEFGRTRLGLDGAFGSIDRSRLNVNGSSLAAGHPFAATGGRIVASLAKMLHAQGRVDGRPARGLISICAAGGQGVVAILEAH encoded by the coding sequence ATGTCCGTCAACGGACAGTCCGCACCCGGACCAAAGGAATCGACCCCCGCAGCGCCCACAGCAGCCAAGGCGGCCGGCGTGCCCCGGGCAGCGGGCGCGGCAGGACCGGCCGCGCCGCGGCTCCGCAAGGCGGTCATCGTGGGCGGCAACCGTATTCCGTTTGCCCGGACCGGGGGCGCTTACACCAAGTCCTCCAACCAGGACATGCTGACCGCAGCCCTGGACGGGCTCATTGCCCGCTTTGGGTTGCAGGACGAGCGTATCGGCGAGGTCGCCGCCGGGGCCGTGCTCAAGCACTCCCGCGATTTCAACCTGACACGCGAGGCCGTGCTCGGCTCCGCACTGTCGGCGGAGACCCCGGCCTACGACCTGCAGCAGGCCTGCGCCACCGGGCTGGAGACCGTCCTTGGCCTCGCCAACAAGATCAAGCTCGGACAGATCGATTCGGCCATCGCCGGCGGCGTGGACTCTGCCTCGGACGCGCCGATCGCCGTCAGCGAAGGCCTGCGCGAGGTGCTCCTTGACCTGAACCGGGCCAAGACGCTGCCGCAGCGGCTGCAGGTCCTCAGCCGGCTCCGGCCCAAGGACCTCGCGCCCGATGCCCCCAGCACGGGCGAACCGCGCACCGGCCTGTCCATGGGAGAGCACCAGGCGCTCACCACCGCCCAGTGGAAGATCACGCGGGAGGCGCAGGATGAACTCGCTTTCAACAGCCACCGGAACCTTGCCGCCGCCTACGATGCCGGCTTCTTCGATGATCTGCTGACCCCGTACCGCGGACTCACCCGTGACTCCAACCTGCGCGCCGACACGAGCATCGAAAAGCTGGCCACGCTCAAGCCCGTTTTCGGCAAGAGCCTGGGCTCCGCTGCGACGATGACGGCCGGCAACTCCACCCCGCTGACCGACGGCGCCTCGACCGTGCTGCTCGGCTCCGAGGAGTGGGCCGACGCCCACGACCTGCCCAAGCTGGCCACAGTCGTGGACGGCGAGGCGGCGGCCGTCGACTTCGTCCACGGCAAGGACGGCCTCCTGATGGCCCCCGCGTTCGCCGTGCCGCGCCTGCTGGCCCGCAACGGCCTGGGCCTCGACGACATCGACTTCTTCGAAATCCACGAGGCCTTCGCCGGAACCGTGCTGAGCACCCTCGCCGCCTGGGAGGACGAGGAGTTCGGCCGCACCCGGCTGGGCCTGGACGGAGCCTTCGGCAGCATCGACCGCTCCCGGCTCAACGTGAACGGGTCCTCCCTCGCGGCCGGCCACCCCTTCGCGGCCACCGGCGGACGGATCGTCGCCTCGCTCGCGAAAATGCTGCACGCCCAGGGCCGCGTTGACGGCCGCCCGGCCCGCGGACTCATCTCCATCTGCGCCGCCGGCGGCCAGGGCGTCGTCGCCATTCTCGAAGCACACTAG
- a CDS encoding 3-oxoacyl-ACP reductase, translating to MTDKYTQLVTKGLGRDIAGKLGLPQPVVLRRHTPGQPLMTGPVLVQGTGSGADELASTLLSWDLDVRRHAVPKEKLGAIILVLDELARPEDLAKPVLTAATSLRDLAPNSRVITISRSAADAAGPAAADPAAAAARQGVDGLLRSLAKELRAGATANGILLAGGAGTTSPSTLGALRFFLSGRSAFVDGQFLTVSSAGGHLPADADQPLAGKVAVVTGAARGIGAAIARTLHRDGATVVVVDVPAAGDHLAAVANEVHGTALQLDISREDAGQRIIDHTVERHGRLDIVIHNAGITRDKLLANMDQGRWDSVIAVNIAAQLRINEALLASEHFRNSPRIVSVASTSGIAGNRGQTNYAASKGGVMGMVRATAPLIGTHGGSINAVAPGFIETEMTAKIPFATREIARRLNSLQQGGRPGDVAEAIAFLASDAAGGISGDVLRVCGQNLVGA from the coding sequence ATGACCGACAAATACACCCAACTCGTGACCAAGGGCCTGGGCCGGGACATCGCCGGGAAACTGGGCCTGCCCCAGCCTGTGGTGTTGCGGCGCCACACACCGGGCCAGCCGCTCATGACGGGACCCGTCCTGGTCCAGGGCACCGGCAGCGGCGCCGATGAACTGGCCTCGACCCTCCTGTCCTGGGACCTCGATGTCCGCCGGCATGCCGTGCCCAAGGAGAAGCTCGGCGCCATCATCCTCGTGCTGGACGAACTGGCCCGCCCCGAGGACCTGGCGAAGCCGGTGCTCACCGCAGCCACGTCGCTCCGGGACCTGGCACCCAACTCCCGCGTCATCACCATCTCCCGCTCGGCAGCTGACGCCGCAGGACCGGCAGCGGCTGACCCTGCCGCCGCGGCAGCCCGCCAGGGAGTCGACGGGCTCCTCCGCTCGCTCGCCAAGGAACTCCGGGCCGGTGCCACCGCCAACGGCATCCTGCTCGCCGGCGGCGCCGGCACCACCAGCCCCAGCACCCTCGGCGCGCTCCGGTTCTTCCTCTCCGGCCGCTCAGCGTTCGTCGACGGCCAGTTCCTGACGGTGAGCTCCGCCGGAGGCCACCTGCCGGCCGACGCCGACCAGCCGCTCGCGGGCAAGGTCGCCGTCGTGACCGGTGCGGCGCGCGGAATCGGCGCCGCGATTGCACGCACCCTCCACCGCGACGGCGCCACGGTCGTCGTCGTTGATGTCCCGGCGGCCGGGGACCACCTCGCGGCGGTCGCCAACGAGGTGCACGGCACAGCCCTGCAGCTGGACATCAGCCGTGAGGACGCCGGGCAGCGGATCATCGACCACACTGTGGAACGCCACGGGCGCCTGGACATCGTGATCCACAACGCCGGCATCACCCGGGACAAGCTGCTCGCCAACATGGACCAGGGCCGGTGGGACTCCGTCATCGCCGTCAACATCGCCGCGCAGCTGCGGATCAATGAGGCCCTGCTGGCATCGGAGCATTTCCGGAACTCACCGCGGATCGTCTCCGTGGCCTCCACCAGCGGGATCGCCGGCAACCGCGGCCAGACCAACTACGCCGCCTCCAAGGGCGGTGTGATGGGCATGGTCCGGGCCACGGCTCCGCTGATCGGCACCCACGGCGGTTCCATCAACGCCGTCGCACCGGGCTTCATCGAAACCGAAATGACCGCGAAGATCCCGTTCGCCACCCGCGAGATCGCCCGCAGGCTCAACTCCCTGCAGCAGGGCGGCCGCCCGGGCGACGTCGCGGAGGCCATCGCGTTCCTGGCCAGTGACGCGGCCGGCGGCATCTCCGGGGACGTATTGCGCGTCTGCGGGCAGAACCTGGTGGGGGCATGA
- a CDS encoding MaoC/PaaZ C-terminal domain-containing protein gives MTPSGPVILGEMPSLSKLYVNAAATAARRRVLGTHAGNGLPETRHEVRGVKAAVENLTAYQHLIGETASDVLPAGFIHALAFPLAMSVMNRDDFPLPLLGMIHLENHVVQSAPLRFTEALDIRAWAENLRGHRSGTQLDLVTEVRRTGEDPVLWRGVSSYLAKGVFLPGIDKPTAASVPADFKAPDPTALWQLGVDTGRAYAAVSGDFNPIHLSVLSAKALGLRRSIAHGMYLASRALADVGAAKGEAFSWDVSFEAPVFLPARVALDISTMQDSDGAWQRSDYVAWNARSGRRHFSGSVAAL, from the coding sequence ATGACCCCATCCGGGCCCGTGATCCTGGGCGAGATGCCGTCGCTGTCGAAGCTGTACGTCAACGCGGCGGCCACGGCCGCCCGCCGCCGGGTGCTGGGCACGCATGCGGGCAACGGGCTCCCCGAAACACGGCACGAGGTCCGCGGCGTGAAGGCGGCGGTGGAGAACCTCACGGCGTACCAGCACCTGATCGGCGAGACGGCGAGTGACGTGCTGCCGGCCGGCTTCATCCATGCCCTGGCGTTCCCGCTGGCCATGAGCGTGATGAACCGGGACGACTTCCCGCTGCCGCTGCTGGGGATGATCCATCTGGAAAACCATGTGGTGCAGTCCGCGCCGCTGCGTTTCACGGAGGCCCTGGATATCCGCGCCTGGGCGGAGAACCTGCGCGGGCACCGGTCCGGCACGCAGCTGGACCTCGTCACGGAGGTCCGCCGCACGGGGGAGGACCCCGTCCTCTGGCGGGGTGTCTCAAGCTACCTGGCCAAAGGCGTGTTCCTGCCCGGCATCGACAAGCCCACGGCAGCCTCTGTTCCGGCGGACTTCAAGGCACCGGACCCGACGGCGCTGTGGCAGCTCGGCGTGGACACCGGGCGCGCCTACGCCGCTGTGTCCGGTGACTTCAACCCGATCCACCTGAGCGTCCTCTCGGCCAAGGCCCTGGGCCTGCGCCGGTCGATCGCGCACGGCATGTACCTGGCGTCGAGGGCACTGGCGGACGTGGGCGCCGCCAAGGGCGAGGCATTCAGCTGGGATGTGTCCTTTGAGGCGCCGGTGTTCCTGCCGGCCCGGGTGGCGCTGGATATCAGCACCATGCAGGACTCCGACGGTGCCTGGCAGCGCTCCGACTACGTCGCCTGGAACGCACGTTCCGGACGCAGGCACTTCAGCGGATCGGTGGCTGCGCTGTAG
- a CDS encoding aromatic acid exporter family protein — protein sequence MTTTDEATHTGGHSLPRRLWRIVSGNARSALLWPRLQLALKAGLAAGIAFAIAPFMPGSAADYPYYAPLGALVAMYENVAGSMRQGVQTLVGLAIGVGLAFVLFILGSPTPLTVGVVMAFGVVLAGLPRLGAGRDWIPTAALLVLLVGGHNPDQFSFGYLLQMGAGVTVGVLVNLLVFPPLHFRAAELSIAELRLALAQQLRDMAKALKESWPPEHEEWSTRSGALEASARSVRLAVEKADASRQANPRRRLHPRDVELDYRNLRDLERITFHVQDVTQVLSDVIWAKDTPFVVPDEFAAPLADAMSAVGDVLRSVEEDTPERQAELSEAADATVKELTARVGAEEAATDAPSAVESILLSLHRVLRVVKTSADTSK from the coding sequence GTGACAACTACAGACGAGGCTACGCACACCGGCGGCCATTCCCTGCCCCGGCGGCTCTGGCGGATCGTGTCCGGCAACGCCCGCTCGGCCCTGCTGTGGCCCCGGCTGCAGCTGGCCCTGAAGGCAGGGCTGGCCGCCGGCATTGCTTTCGCAATCGCCCCTTTCATGCCTGGTTCCGCGGCTGACTACCCCTACTACGCCCCGCTGGGCGCCCTGGTGGCGATGTACGAGAATGTCGCCGGTTCCATGCGTCAGGGCGTACAGACGCTTGTCGGGCTCGCGATCGGAGTGGGGCTGGCCTTCGTGCTGTTCATCCTCGGCAGCCCGACGCCGCTGACGGTCGGCGTCGTGATGGCCTTCGGCGTCGTCCTGGCCGGGCTCCCCAGACTCGGTGCGGGCAGGGACTGGATCCCGACGGCGGCGCTGCTGGTCCTGCTGGTCGGCGGCCACAACCCGGACCAGTTCTCCTTCGGCTACCTCCTGCAGATGGGGGCCGGGGTCACCGTGGGAGTCCTCGTCAACCTGCTGGTCTTTCCGCCGCTGCACTTCCGCGCCGCCGAGCTCAGCATTGCCGAACTGCGCCTCGCACTCGCCCAGCAACTCCGGGACATGGCCAAGGCGCTGAAGGAGAGCTGGCCGCCGGAGCACGAAGAGTGGTCCACGCGCTCCGGCGCCCTCGAAGCGTCAGCGCGTTCCGTCCGCCTGGCGGTGGAGAAGGCGGACGCCAGCCGGCAGGCCAACCCCAGGCGCCGGCTCCATCCGCGGGACGTGGAGCTGGACTACCGCAACCTGCGGGACCTGGAAAGGATAACCTTCCACGTCCAGGACGTCACGCAGGTGCTCTCGGATGTCATCTGGGCCAAGGACACTCCCTTCGTGGTGCCGGATGAATTCGCTGCGCCGCTCGCCGACGCCATGTCTGCCGTGGGCGACGTCCTGCGCTCGGTCGAGGAAGACACCCCGGAGCGGCAGGCCGAGCTGAGCGAGGCGGCCGATGCCACCGTCAAGGAGCTCACGGCACGCGTCGGTGCCGAGGAAGCGGCAACCGACGCCCCCAGCGCCGTCGAATCGATCCTGCTCAGCCTGCACCGGGTGCTGCGGGTGGTGAAGACCTCGGCGGACACCAGCAAGTAG
- a CDS encoding glutathione S-transferase C-terminal domain-containing protein — protein sequence MSQTHTDDPGFSTKGAYVTGGEEFTRDTNYIEDRITRDGAPGRNGEPGWPVEPGRYRLIAARACPWANRTVIVRRLLGLEEAISLGQPGPTHDARSWTFDLDPGGKDPVLGIERIQEAYFRRFPDYPRGITVPAIVDIASGQVVTNNFPQITLDFSTEWAAHHRPGAPDLYPEALRGEIDTVNKRVFTEVNNGVYRCGFAGLQEAYDAAYSRLWTALDWLEERLTTQRYLVGDTITEADVRLFTTLARFDAVYHGHFKCNRQKLSEMPALWAYARDLFQTPGFGDTTDFVQIKQHYYIVHEDINPTGIVPAGPDLGNWLSAHGRETLGGRPFGDGTPPGPVRAGEEVSPGHGAD from the coding sequence ATGAGCCAAACACACACGGACGACCCTGGATTCAGCACGAAAGGTGCCTACGTCACCGGCGGCGAGGAGTTCACCCGGGACACGAACTACATCGAGGACCGGATCACCCGCGACGGCGCCCCCGGCCGGAACGGCGAGCCCGGCTGGCCGGTCGAGCCGGGACGCTACCGTCTGATCGCGGCCCGCGCCTGCCCGTGGGCCAACCGGACCGTGATCGTGCGGCGCCTGCTGGGCCTCGAGGAGGCCATCTCCCTGGGCCAGCCCGGACCCACCCACGATGCGCGTTCCTGGACGTTTGACCTGGATCCCGGCGGCAAGGATCCGGTGCTCGGCATCGAGCGGATCCAGGAGGCGTACTTCCGCCGGTTCCCGGACTATCCGCGCGGCATCACCGTTCCGGCGATCGTCGACATCGCCAGCGGGCAGGTGGTGACCAACAACTTCCCGCAGATCACCCTGGACTTCTCCACCGAGTGGGCCGCGCACCACCGTCCCGGCGCGCCGGACCTTTACCCCGAGGCGCTGCGCGGGGAGATCGACACGGTCAACAAGCGGGTGTTCACCGAGGTGAACAACGGCGTGTACCGCTGCGGCTTCGCAGGATTGCAGGAAGCCTATGATGCCGCCTACAGCCGGCTCTGGACCGCCCTTGACTGGCTCGAGGAGCGCCTCACCACGCAGCGGTACCTCGTGGGCGACACGATCACGGAGGCCGACGTCCGCCTCTTCACCACGCTGGCACGGTTCGACGCGGTCTACCACGGGCACTTCAAGTGCAACCGGCAGAAACTCAGCGAGATGCCCGCACTCTGGGCCTACGCCCGCGACCTGTTCCAGACCCCCGGGTTCGGCGACACCACCGACTTCGTGCAGATCAAGCAGCACTATTACATCGTCCATGAAGACATCAACCCCACGGGGATCGTTCCGGCGGGGCCGGACCTTGGCAACTGGCTGAGCGCCCACGGCAGGGAAACCCTGGGCGGACGCCCCTTCGGCGACGGAACTCCGCCGGGCCCGGTCCGGGCCGGTGAAGAAGTCTCTCCCGGGCACGGGGCGGACTAG
- a CDS encoding M50 family metallopeptidase: MTNAAETWWNRIAAGFTQSPVPHVTVTELALVILLAVALSLPRVTWRYFGLMATVTHELGHAFAALMTGQRVGGIRLSLDHSGTTTTYSRRPLAAVWSTFWGYPVPAVVGAAMVWCGFSGWGPAAMSLGTLILLASFLFIRNGIGLLITAAAVLAAVLLVLFVPPEFNGHVMIVLGLALLVAAVRDLGKLAAVHVRRRDRLATSDAYLLSRATRVPAGVWIVLFAAVVGAAWWFAWQPLSQVFASLPHTPWQGPGGTPA; this comes from the coding sequence ATGACCAACGCCGCAGAAACCTGGTGGAACCGGATTGCCGCCGGATTCACCCAGTCCCCCGTCCCGCACGTCACCGTTACCGAACTCGCCCTGGTGATCCTCCTCGCCGTCGCGCTCTCCCTGCCGCGGGTGACGTGGCGGTACTTCGGACTCATGGCAACCGTGACCCACGAACTCGGCCACGCCTTCGCCGCGCTCATGACCGGGCAGCGCGTGGGCGGCATCCGGCTGAGCCTGGACCATTCGGGCACCACCACCACCTACAGCAGGCGCCCCCTCGCCGCCGTCTGGTCCACGTTCTGGGGCTACCCCGTGCCGGCCGTCGTTGGCGCCGCCATGGTCTGGTGCGGCTTCAGCGGCTGGGGCCCGGCGGCAATGTCGCTCGGGACCCTGATCCTGCTGGCCTCGTTCCTGTTCATCCGCAACGGAATCGGCCTGCTCATCACCGCGGCCGCGGTCCTGGCCGCCGTCCTGCTCGTGCTGTTTGTCCCGCCCGAATTCAACGGCCATGTCATGATCGTGCTCGGCCTGGCGCTTCTGGTCGCCGCCGTTCGGGACCTCGGCAAACTTGCGGCCGTGCACGTGCGGCGCCGCGACCGGCTGGCGACGTCGGACGCCTACCTGCTGTCCCGGGCAACCCGCGTCCCCGCGGGCGTGTGGATCGTCCTGTTCGCCGCCGTCGTCGGTGCCGCCTGGTGGTTCGCCTGGCAGCCGTTGTCGCAGGTCTTCGCGTCCCTGCCGCATACACCGTGGCAGGGACCCGGCGGCACTCCGGCATAG
- a CDS encoding TraR/DksA C4-type zinc finger protein: MVDVERFRALLQEERHRKLALLPALGRDITAVNAARQDSNVDDEHDPEGATIAFELSQASALLEQSRAGLAQIEAALERIEAGTYGICAVCGEGIAEGRLEARPWTPYCIRHSAGPAGPAGPAARVRA, encoded by the coding sequence ATGGTTGACGTCGAACGGTTCCGCGCACTCCTCCAGGAGGAGCGCCACCGGAAACTTGCACTCCTTCCCGCGCTTGGCCGGGACATCACCGCGGTGAATGCGGCCCGGCAGGACTCCAACGTCGACGACGAACACGATCCCGAGGGCGCGACCATCGCGTTTGAGCTCTCCCAGGCCTCGGCCCTGCTTGAGCAAAGCCGCGCGGGTCTCGCCCAGATCGAGGCAGCCCTGGAACGGATCGAGGCCGGCACCTACGGCATCTGCGCAGTGTGCGGGGAAGGGATCGCCGAGGGCCGGCTGGAGGCCAGGCCGTGGACCCCCTACTGCATCCGGCACAGTGCGGGCCCCGCAGGGCCCGCGGGACCGGCTGCACGGGTCCGGGCATGA
- a CDS encoding hemerythrin domain-containing protein: MDQQAANDPTKNAVEEADALAAVERHHASMLKRLNALTSTLTRAVTAGDTVAEHDAHEVLVEWCETELVPHALAEEGPLYGGARKRPEGALLVDGMLGEHQMIVGLVEELRGSAGVDAAVAAGSIRNIFALHLDKENRLLMPFIVASPELSLARAVEGLHELVGETHIHQHGTGQTGSV, encoded by the coding sequence ATGGATCAGCAGGCGGCCAACGACCCCACCAAGAACGCCGTGGAGGAGGCCGACGCCCTGGCCGCGGTAGAGCGGCACCATGCCAGCATGCTCAAGCGCCTCAATGCCCTGACGTCCACTCTCACCCGTGCCGTGACGGCCGGCGACACCGTGGCGGAGCACGACGCCCATGAGGTGCTCGTGGAATGGTGCGAGACCGAACTCGTCCCGCACGCGCTCGCCGAGGAAGGGCCACTGTACGGCGGAGCCCGGAAGAGGCCGGAAGGCGCGCTACTGGTGGACGGGATGCTGGGCGAGCACCAGATGATCGTCGGCCTCGTCGAGGAGCTGCGCGGTTCCGCCGGGGTGGACGCCGCTGTGGCGGCCGGCTCCATCCGGAACATTTTCGCGCTCCACCTGGACAAGGAAAACAGGCTCCTGATGCCGTTCATCGTGGCTTCCCCCGAGCTGTCCCTCGCACGCGCCGTCGAAGGCCTGCACGAACTGGTCGGCGAAACCCACATCCATCAACACGGGACGGGGCAAACGGGCAGCGTCTAG
- the malQ gene encoding 4-alpha-glucanotransferase, translating to MADGMHHDSTPGTDALLRELAAAHGVGTSYWGWDGVERSVTESTLRGVLAALGVPASDTAAMERSLAEARLAPWRRLLPPVAVAREGQELLINVHVPHGSAVSVWIAAEDGSTHRAAQRENWDAPVDVDGVLTGRATFALPGTVPLGWHTLLADNAGTIARCPLVVTPRRLHTTEALAGRRNWGLTTQLYSVRSSRSWGIGDFADLADLATLTGQEGAGFLLVNPLHAAEPRPPVEDSPYLPTTRRFFNPLYLRVEEIPEYGYLGPAGRAEVERLASQQHSANHSTGLLDRNSSYGAKLAALELVFGVPRDPARALAFADFCREQGQGLDDFALWCALAEKLAPEAPQWAAEAASPETSYCKEQRVLLAGRIEFHRWLQWLCDQQLEAAQRSARRSGMEIGVIHDLAVGVKPGGADAWTLAGVLARDVTVGAPPDMFNQQGQNWTQPPWHPVRLAESGYAAYRDMLRTVLRHAGGIRVDHILGLFRLWWIPEGAGPGDGTYVYYDHEALIGILALEAQRAGAIVIGEDLGVFEPWVRDYLAERGIFGTSILWFEHDADGPLPPERYRQQCLTSVNTHDLPPTAGYLAGEHVTLRESLGLLRRPVDEERAEAVAEQQAVLGMLRERGLLPAPGHEDVQGTVEALYAFTTLTPSSLLGVALVDAVGETRTQNQPGTSTEYPNWRIALAGPRGPVLLDSLAEDPGFRSLLGTIRTALHAAD from the coding sequence ATGGCGGACGGAATGCACCACGACAGCACTCCCGGCACTGATGCATTGCTGAGGGAGCTAGCGGCGGCCCACGGGGTGGGAACCTCCTACTGGGGCTGGGACGGGGTCGAACGCTCTGTCACGGAGAGCACATTGCGCGGCGTTCTCGCCGCGCTGGGCGTACCGGCGTCGGACACGGCCGCGATGGAGCGGTCCCTGGCCGAGGCGCGGCTGGCACCGTGGCGGCGCCTCCTGCCGCCGGTCGCCGTCGCCCGGGAGGGGCAGGAACTCCTCATCAACGTCCATGTACCGCACGGCAGCGCCGTCAGTGTGTGGATCGCCGCCGAAGACGGCAGCACGCACAGGGCAGCGCAGCGCGAGAATTGGGACGCGCCGGTCGACGTCGACGGCGTCCTGACCGGACGGGCGACCTTCGCGCTGCCGGGTACGGTGCCGCTCGGGTGGCACACCCTGCTGGCAGATAACGCCGGCACGATCGCCCGGTGCCCGCTCGTCGTCACACCGCGGAGGCTCCACACGACGGAGGCGCTCGCCGGGCGGCGGAACTGGGGACTGACCACGCAGCTCTATTCTGTGCGCTCCTCCCGGTCCTGGGGCATCGGCGACTTCGCCGACCTCGCGGACCTCGCCACCCTGACCGGGCAGGAGGGCGCCGGTTTCCTCCTGGTCAACCCGCTCCATGCCGCCGAGCCGCGGCCGCCGGTTGAGGACTCGCCCTACCTTCCCACGACCCGGCGGTTTTTCAACCCGCTCTATCTCCGGGTGGAGGAGATCCCCGAATACGGCTACCTCGGCCCGGCCGGCCGCGCCGAGGTGGAGCGGCTGGCCAGCCAACAACACTCCGCCAACCACTCCACCGGGCTGCTGGACCGGAACTCCAGCTACGGGGCGAAGCTGGCCGCCCTTGAGCTCGTGTTCGGGGTCCCGCGCGACCCCGCCCGCGCCCTCGCGTTTGCGGACTTCTGCCGTGAACAGGGGCAGGGACTCGATGACTTCGCGCTCTGGTGCGCCCTGGCCGAGAAGCTGGCCCCGGAGGCTCCGCAATGGGCTGCGGAGGCGGCCAGCCCGGAGACGTCCTACTGCAAGGAGCAACGGGTCCTGCTCGCCGGGCGGATCGAATTCCACCGCTGGCTGCAGTGGCTCTGCGACCAGCAGCTGGAAGCCGCCCAGCGCTCGGCCCGGCGGTCGGGCATGGAGATCGGCGTCATCCACGATCTTGCGGTCGGCGTGAAACCAGGCGGTGCGGACGCCTGGACCCTTGCCGGGGTGCTGGCCCGCGACGTCACGGTCGGCGCGCCTCCGGACATGTTCAACCAGCAGGGCCAGAACTGGACCCAACCGCCCTGGCACCCGGTCCGGCTCGCCGAGTCGGGATACGCGGCCTACCGGGACATGCTCCGGACGGTGCTGCGGCATGCCGGGGGCATCCGGGTGGACCACATTCTGGGCCTGTTCCGGCTGTGGTGGATCCCCGAGGGGGCCGGGCCTGGCGACGGCACCTATGTCTATTACGACCATGAGGCGCTCATCGGCATCCTGGCGCTGGAGGCGCAGCGTGCCGGTGCGATCGTCATCGGCGAGGATCTGGGGGTGTTTGAGCCGTGGGTCCGAGACTACCTCGCCGAACGCGGGATCTTCGGCACGTCGATCCTCTGGTTCGAACACGACGCCGACGGCCCGCTTCCGCCGGAGCGGTACCGGCAGCAGTGCCTGACCAGCGTCAACACCCACGACCTGCCCCCGACGGCCGGCTATCTGGCCGGCGAGCACGTCACCCTCCGCGAGTCCCTGGGCCTGCTGCGGCGTCCGGTGGATGAGGAACGCGCCGAGGCCGTGGCGGAGCAGCAGGCAGTGCTCGGGATGCTGCGGGAACGCGGCCTCCTGCCGGCGCCGGGGCACGAAGACGTGCAGGGCACCGTCGAGGCGCTGTATGCCTTCACCACTCTGACGCCGTCGTCCCTGCTCGGCGTCGCGCTGGTTGATGCGGTGGGCGAAACCCGGACCCAAAACCAGCCCGGAACCAGCACGGAGTACCCCAACTGGCGCATAGCCCTGGCCGGCCCGCGGGGGCCGGTCCTGCTCGACAGCCTGGCCGAGGATCCCGGCTTCCGCTCGCTCCTCGGCACCATCCGGACTGCGCTGCACGCCGCGGATTAG